A genomic region of Bradyrhizobium sp. ORS 278 contains the following coding sequences:
- a CDS encoding pyruvate dehydrogenase complex dihydrolipoamide acetyltransferase — protein MPINILMPALSPTMEKGNLARWLKKEGDQVKSGEVIAEIETDKATMEVEAVDEGTLAKILVPEGTQDVPVNDVIAVLAGEGEDVKAAGSAPATAAPKAEAKPTASAAPAAAPAPAAAPAPKPAAAPAPSAPAAAAPQVNGHARIFSSPLARRLAKDAGIDLGRITGTGPHGRVVARDVEEAKSGKGLKAAPSAAPAAAGAPAVAPSMSDKQILALFEPGSYEVIPHDGMRRTIAQRLTAATQTVPHFYLTIDCDIGKLLAAREEINAAAPKDKEKKPLYKLSVNDFVIKAMAVALQKIPNCNVSWTEGGMVKHKHSDVGVAVAMPGGLITPIIRKAETKTLSAISGEMKDFAARARSRKLKPEEYQGGTTAVSNLGMYGITHFTAVINPPHATILAVGTSEERPVVRNGKIEIASMMSVTLSCDHRAIDGALGAELIGAFKQLIENPVMMMV, from the coding sequence ATGCCGATCAACATTCTGATGCCCGCGCTGTCGCCGACGATGGAGAAGGGCAACCTCGCTCGTTGGCTCAAGAAGGAAGGCGACCAGGTCAAGTCGGGCGAGGTCATCGCCGAGATCGAGACCGACAAGGCCACGATGGAAGTCGAGGCGGTCGACGAAGGCACGCTCGCCAAGATCCTGGTGCCCGAGGGCACGCAGGACGTGCCGGTCAACGACGTGATCGCCGTGCTCGCCGGGGAGGGTGAGGACGTCAAGGCGGCGGGCAGCGCGCCGGCGACTGCTGCGCCGAAGGCTGAAGCCAAGCCGACGGCTTCTGCGGCTCCCGCTGCTGCGCCAGCGCCTGCTGCCGCGCCCGCGCCGAAGCCGGCTGCGGCTCCCGCACCGTCCGCTCCTGCGGCCGCTGCACCCCAGGTCAACGGCCACGCCCGCATCTTCTCGTCGCCGCTGGCGCGGCGCCTCGCCAAGGACGCCGGCATCGATCTCGGCCGTATCACTGGCACCGGCCCGCATGGCCGCGTCGTCGCCCGCGACGTCGAGGAGGCCAAGTCCGGCAAGGGCCTGAAGGCCGCGCCGTCGGCCGCTCCCGCTGCCGCAGGCGCGCCGGCCGTGGCGCCGTCGATGTCCGACAAGCAGATCCTCGCGCTGTTCGAGCCCGGCTCCTACGAAGTCATCCCGCATGACGGCATGCGTCGCACCATCGCGCAGCGCCTGACCGCCGCCACGCAGACCGTCCCGCATTTCTATCTCACGATCGACTGCGACATCGGCAAGCTCTTGGCCGCGCGCGAGGAGATCAATGCGGCAGCTCCAAAGGACAAGGAGAAGAAGCCGCTCTACAAGCTCTCGGTGAACGACTTCGTCATCAAGGCGATGGCGGTGGCGCTGCAGAAGATCCCCAACTGCAACGTCAGCTGGACTGAAGGCGGCATGGTCAAGCACAAGCATTCCGACGTCGGCGTTGCGGTTGCGATGCCGGGCGGACTGATCACCCCGATCATCCGCAAGGCCGAGACGAAGACGCTGTCGGCGATCTCGGGCGAGATGAAGGATTTTGCCGCGCGCGCCCGCTCCCGCAAGCTGAAGCCGGAGGAATATCAGGGCGGCACGACCGCCGTGTCGAACCTCGGCATGTACGGCATCACGCACTTCACGGCGGTGATCAATCCGCCGCATGCGACGATTCTGGCGGTCGGCACATCAGAAGAGCGGCCGGTCGTGCGCAACGGCAAGATCGAGATCGCCAGCATGATGAGCGTGACCCTGTCGTGCGACCACCGCGCCATCGACGGCGCGCTCGGCGCCGAGCTGATCGGCGCCTTCAAGCAGCTGATCGAGAACCCCGTGATGATGATGGTGTGA
- a CDS encoding DUF5076 domain-containing protein, protein MAGPKEQPLPPDVVGREDATEVLRAFVLDGGLSIAFQRAFEEPDVWGLLLVDVARHAARAYARESDYSEDEALQRIVEMFEAELARPTDMGTTSPRSKQGH, encoded by the coding sequence ATGGCCGGACCCAAGGAGCAGCCGCTGCCGCCCGACGTCGTCGGCCGCGAGGACGCCACCGAAGTGTTGCGCGCCTTCGTGCTCGACGGCGGGCTCTCGATCGCCTTCCAGCGCGCGTTCGAGGAGCCCGACGTGTGGGGGCTGCTCCTGGTCGACGTCGCCCGACATGCTGCGCGCGCCTATGCGCGCGAGAGCGATTATTCCGAAGACGAGGCGCTGCAGCGCATCGTCGAGATGTTCGAAGCCGAGCTGGCTCGGCCGACTGATATGGGCACCACCAGCCCCAGGTCGAAACAAGGTCACTGA
- a CDS encoding septum formation initiator family protein, which translates to MVSRARLKSFLTGLALYTMAAAIIGYFGINAYTGRYGLNARQELDQEIVALTSELVRLKQERAEGEKRVSLLRSDRVDPDMLDERARFQLGYANPHDLIRINRP; encoded by the coding sequence ATGGTCTCCCGCGCACGCCTGAAATCGTTCCTCACCGGGCTCGCCCTCTATACGATGGCGGCGGCCATCATCGGCTATTTCGGCATCAACGCCTACACCGGCCGCTACGGCCTCAACGCCCGGCAGGAGCTCGACCAGGAGATCGTGGCGTTGACGTCGGAGCTGGTGCGGCTGAAGCAGGAGCGGGCCGAGGGCGAGAAGCGGGTGTCGCTGCTGCGTTCCGACCGGGTCGATCCCGACATGCTCGACGAGCGCGCGCGCTTCCAGCTCGGCTATGCCAATCCGCACGATCTGATCCGGATCAATCGCCCGTAG
- the pdhA gene encoding pyruvate dehydrogenase (acetyl-transferring) E1 component subunit alpha gives MAAPKKTAAKEQGQDKDNGPPPEFTKEQELAALRDMLLIRRFEEKAGQLYGMGAIGGFCHLYIGQEAVVVGMQMALKQGDQVITGYRDHGHMLATGMDAKGVMAELTGRRGGYSKGKGGSMHMFSMEKNFFGGHGIVGAQVSLGTGLALANRYRGNDSVSVAYFGDGAANQGQVYESFNMAELWKLPVIYVIENNRYAMGTAVSRASAQTDFSKRGLSFNIPGEQVDGMDVRAVKAAGEKAVAWCREGKGPFILEMQTYRYRGHSMSDPAKYRTREEVEKVRHDQDPIEQVRNRLLAAKVSEQDLKAIDADVRKIVNEAADFAQADPEPDPAELYTDVYR, from the coding sequence ATGGCCGCACCGAAGAAGACCGCCGCAAAGGAACAAGGGCAGGACAAGGACAACGGCCCGCCGCCGGAATTCACCAAGGAGCAAGAACTCGCAGCGCTGCGCGACATGCTGCTGATCCGCCGCTTTGAGGAAAAGGCGGGTCAGCTTTATGGCATGGGTGCGATCGGCGGCTTCTGCCATCTCTACATCGGCCAGGAGGCCGTGGTGGTCGGCATGCAGATGGCGCTGAAGCAGGGCGACCAGGTCATCACCGGCTATCGCGATCACGGCCACATGCTGGCGACCGGCATGGATGCCAAGGGCGTCATGGCCGAGCTCACCGGACGCCGCGGCGGTTACTCCAAGGGCAAGGGCGGCTCCATGCACATGTTCAGCATGGAGAAGAACTTCTTCGGCGGCCACGGCATCGTCGGCGCGCAGGTCTCCCTCGGCACGGGGCTCGCGCTCGCCAACCGCTATCGCGGCAATGATTCGGTCAGCGTCGCCTATTTCGGTGACGGCGCGGCCAACCAGGGCCAGGTCTATGAGAGCTTCAACATGGCGGAGCTCTGGAAGCTGCCGGTGATCTACGTGATCGAGAACAACCGCTATGCGATGGGCACGGCGGTGTCGCGCGCCTCGGCGCAGACCGACTTCTCCAAGCGCGGCCTCTCCTTCAACATTCCCGGCGAGCAGGTCGACGGCATGGACGTCCGCGCCGTGAAGGCCGCCGGCGAGAAGGCCGTGGCGTGGTGCCGCGAGGGCAAGGGGCCTTTCATCCTGGAAATGCAGACCTACCGCTATCGCGGCCATTCAATGTCGGATCCGGCGAAGTACCGCACCCGCGAGGAGGTCGAGAAGGTCCGCCACGACCAGGATCCGATCGAGCAGGTGCGCAACCGCCTGCTGGCGGCCAAGGTCAGCGAGCAGGATCTCAAGGCGATCGATGCCGACGTGCGCAAGATCGTCAACGAGGCCGCCGATTTCGCGCAGGCCGATCCCGAGCCGGATCCCGCCGAGCTCTACACCGACGTCTATCGCTAA
- a CDS encoding tripartite tricarboxylate transporter substrate binding protein BugD, which produces MRRLFGAVAIALALLVGSAAAETYPSRAITVIVPFAAGGPSDAMMRILAEHMKQTLGQPVLVENVTGAGGSIGVGRAVRSKPDGYTISFGHLGTHVANGAVYRLGYDLVADLEPVVLLPSNPMIIVSRSNVPAKSLSELLAWLKAQPNPASAGTAGNGSGSHIAGLYFAQVTGIKLQFVPYRGTGPAMNDLVGGQIDLIVDQTSNAINQVRAGTIRAYAVTDSKRLDSAPDIPTTDEAGLPGFHMTLWSGLWLPKGAPKEIGDTLNAAAVAALRNPSVANQLSNLGLQIPEPDQQTPQALGTLQRAEIAKWWPMIRGAGVVPE; this is translated from the coding sequence ATGCGACGCCTGTTCGGCGCTGTGGCGATAGCGCTTGCCTTGCTTGTGGGATCCGCTGCCGCGGAAACCTATCCCTCGCGCGCCATCACGGTGATCGTGCCGTTCGCGGCCGGCGGTCCATCGGATGCGATGATGCGCATCCTCGCCGAGCACATGAAGCAGACGCTCGGCCAGCCCGTGCTGGTCGAGAACGTCACCGGTGCGGGTGGATCGATCGGCGTCGGGCGCGCGGTGCGCTCCAAACCGGATGGCTACACGATCAGCTTCGGTCATCTCGGTACTCACGTGGCCAACGGCGCGGTGTATCGGCTCGGCTATGATCTCGTCGCCGATCTCGAGCCTGTCGTGCTGCTGCCGAGCAACCCGATGATCATCGTCAGCAGGAGCAATGTGCCGGCGAAGTCGTTGTCCGAGCTCCTGGCCTGGCTGAAGGCACAGCCGAATCCTGCGTCCGCCGGCACGGCCGGTAATGGCTCCGGGAGCCACATCGCCGGGCTCTATTTCGCACAGGTCACCGGCATCAAGCTGCAATTCGTGCCTTATCGCGGCACGGGCCCCGCGATGAACGACCTTGTCGGCGGCCAGATCGATCTCATCGTCGACCAGACCTCGAACGCCATCAACCAGGTCCGCGCCGGCACGATTCGCGCCTACGCCGTCACCGACTCCAAACGACTCGATAGCGCGCCGGACATTCCGACGACCGACGAGGCAGGCCTCCCGGGCTTCCACATGACGCTCTGGTCGGGCCTCTGGCTGCCGAAAGGAGCACCGAAAGAGATCGGCGATACGCTCAATGCGGCCGCAGTCGCCGCCCTGCGGAACCCGAGTGTGGCGAATCAGTTGAGCAATCTTGGATTGCAGATCCCGGAGCCGGATCAGCAGACTCCGCAGGCGCTCGGAACCCTTCAACGGGCCGAAATCGCCAAATGGTGGCCGATGATCCGCGGGGCAGGAGTGGTGCCCGAGTAA
- the lpdA gene encoding dihydrolipoyl dehydrogenase, whose translation MADTSFDVIIIGSGPGGYVTAIRAAQLGFKTAIIEKTHLGGICLNWGCIPTKALLRSAEIYHYMQHAKDYGLSAEKISYDPKAVVQRSRGVSKRLADGVGFLMKKNKVQVIWGRANIDAPGKISVTKADVEAPKGALGEGSYQAKHIIVATGARPRVLPGLEPDKKLVWTYFEAMVPDRMPKSLLVVGSGAIGIEFASFFRTMGSEVTVVEVLPQILPVEDAEIAGIARKQLEKQGLKIMTGAKVTKLDKKSDSVVATIDDGKGKIETTEFDRVISAVGVVGNIENLGLEKLGVKTDRGCIVIDGYGKTNVPGLYAIGDVAGPPMLAHKAEHEGVVCIEAIKGLHPHPMDKSLIPGCTYCHPQVASVGLTEAKAKEQGRDIRVGRFPFVGNGKAIALGEDQGLVKVIFDKKTGQLIGAHMVGAEVTELIQGYVVAMNLETTEEELMHTIFPHPTLSEMMKEAVLDAYGRVLNM comes from the coding sequence ATGGCCGACACATCCTTCGACGTCATCATCATCGGCTCGGGCCCGGGCGGCTACGTCACCGCGATCCGCGCCGCCCAGCTCGGCTTCAAGACCGCGATCATCGAGAAGACGCATCTCGGCGGCATCTGCCTGAACTGGGGCTGCATCCCGACCAAGGCGCTCCTACGCTCGGCCGAGATCTATCACTACATGCAGCATGCCAAGGACTACGGTCTCTCTGCTGAGAAGATCTCCTACGATCCGAAGGCGGTGGTGCAGCGCTCGCGCGGCGTGTCCAAGCGGCTTGCCGATGGCGTCGGCTTCCTCATGAAGAAGAACAAGGTGCAGGTGATCTGGGGCCGCGCCAACATCGATGCGCCAGGCAAGATCTCCGTGACCAAGGCCGACGTCGAGGCGCCGAAGGGCGCGCTGGGCGAGGGGAGCTACCAGGCCAAGCACATCATCGTCGCGACCGGCGCGCGGCCGCGCGTGCTGCCGGGCCTGGAGCCGGACAAGAAGCTGGTCTGGACCTATTTCGAGGCGATGGTGCCGGACAGGATGCCGAAGTCGCTGCTCGTCGTCGGCTCCGGCGCGATCGGCATCGAGTTCGCCTCGTTCTTCCGCACCATGGGGTCGGAGGTGACGGTGGTCGAGGTGCTGCCGCAGATCCTGCCCGTCGAGGACGCCGAGATCGCCGGCATTGCCCGCAAGCAGCTGGAAAAGCAGGGCCTCAAGATCATGACCGGCGCCAAGGTCACCAAGCTCGACAAGAAGAGCGACAGCGTGGTGGCGACGATCGACGACGGCAAGGGCAAGATCGAGACGACCGAGTTCGACCGCGTGATCTCCGCGGTCGGCGTGGTCGGCAACATCGAGAATCTCGGGCTCGAGAAGCTCGGGGTGAAGACCGACCGCGGCTGCATCGTGATCGACGGCTACGGCAAGACCAACGTGCCCGGCCTCTACGCGATCGGCGACGTCGCGGGACCGCCGATGCTCGCGCACAAGGCCGAGCATGAGGGCGTGGTCTGCATCGAGGCGATCAAGGGCCTGCATCCGCATCCGATGGACAAGAGCCTGATCCCGGGCTGCACCTATTGCCACCCGCAGGTCGCCTCCGTCGGCCTCACCGAAGCCAAGGCGAAGGAGCAGGGGCGAGACATCCGCGTCGGCCGCTTCCCCTTCGTCGGCAACGGCAAGGCGATCGCGCTCGGCGAGGACCAGGGCCTGGTCAAGGTGATCTTCGACAAGAAGACCGGCCAGCTGATCGGCGCGCACATGGTCGGCGCCGAAGTCACCGAATTGATCCAGGGCTATGTCGTCGCGATGAACCTCGAGACGACCGAGGAAGAGCTGATGCACACCATCTTCCCGCATCCGACGCTGTCGGAGATGATGAAGGAAGCCGTGCTCGACGCCTATGGGCGTGTGCTGAACATGTAG
- a CDS encoding pyruvate dehydrogenase complex E1 component subunit beta: MPIQVLMPALSPTMEKGNLAKWLKKEGEAIKSGDVIAEIETDKATMEVEATDEGTLGKILIPEGTADVAVNTPIATILADGETAADLGKASAPAAEMKAAQSAPPADAGVSVQASPAPTGVAAPQSVAEPDPEVPAGTEMVTQTIREALRDAMAEEMRRDGDVFILGEEVAEYQGAYKVTQGLLQEFGARRVMDTPITEHGFAGIGVGAAMAGLKPIVEFMTFNFAMQAIDQIINSAAKTLYMSGGQMGCSIVFRGPNGAAARVAAQHSQDYSSWYSHIPGLKVVAPYSAADAKGLLKAAIRDPNPVIFLENEVLYGHSGEVPKLDDYIIPIGKARIARTGKDVTIISWSNGMTYALKAADELAKEGIEAEVIDLRTLRPMDTDTIIASVKKTGRAVTVEEGWAQSGVGAEIAARIMEHAFDYLDAPVTRVSGKDVPMPYAANLEKLALPSAAEVVQAAKSVCYR; encoded by the coding sequence ATGCCTATTCAAGTTTTGATGCCTGCGCTGTCGCCCACGATGGAGAAGGGCAACCTCGCCAAATGGCTGAAGAAGGAAGGCGAGGCGATCAAGTCGGGTGACGTGATCGCCGAGATCGAGACCGACAAGGCGACGATGGAGGTCGAGGCGACCGACGAGGGCACGCTCGGCAAGATCCTGATCCCCGAAGGCACAGCCGACGTTGCGGTCAACACGCCGATCGCCACGATTCTCGCGGATGGCGAAACGGCGGCCGACCTCGGCAAGGCCTCGGCGCCCGCCGCCGAGATGAAGGCCGCGCAGTCGGCGCCGCCGGCTGACGCTGGTGTCTCCGTGCAGGCCTCGCCCGCGCCGACCGGCGTAGCGGCGCCGCAGAGCGTCGCCGAGCCCGATCCGGAAGTCCCCGCCGGCACCGAGATGGTGACGCAGACCATCCGCGAGGCGCTGCGCGACGCGATGGCCGAGGAGATGCGCCGCGACGGCGACGTCTTCATCTTGGGCGAGGAAGTCGCCGAATATCAGGGCGCCTACAAGGTGACCCAGGGCCTGTTGCAGGAGTTCGGCGCCCGCCGCGTGATGGACACGCCGATCACCGAGCACGGCTTCGCCGGCATCGGTGTCGGCGCGGCGATGGCCGGCCTGAAGCCGATCGTCGAGTTCATGACCTTCAACTTCGCCATGCAGGCGATCGACCAGATCATCAACTCCGCGGCCAAAACCTTGTACATGTCCGGCGGCCAGATGGGCTGCTCGATCGTGTTCCGCGGGCCTAACGGCGCCGCCGCCCGCGTCGCCGCGCAGCACAGCCAGGACTACTCGTCGTGGTATTCGCACATCCCCGGCCTCAAGGTCGTCGCGCCGTATTCCGCGGCCGATGCCAAAGGCTTGTTGAAGGCCGCGATCCGCGATCCCAACCCGGTGATCTTCCTCGAGAACGAGGTGCTGTATGGTCACTCCGGCGAGGTGCCGAAGCTCGACGACTACATCATCCCGATCGGCAAGGCGCGTATCGCCCGCACCGGCAAGGACGTCACGATCATCTCCTGGTCGAACGGCATGACCTACGCCTTGAAGGCCGCCGATGAGCTCGCCAAGGAGGGCATCGAGGCCGAGGTGATCGACCTGCGCACCCTGCGTCCGATGGACACCGACACCATCATCGCCTCGGTCAAGAAGACCGGGCGCGCGGTGACGGTGGAAGAGGGCTGGGCGCAGAGCGGCGTCGGCGCCGAGATCGCCGCGCGCATCATGGAGCACGCCTTCGACTATCTCGATGCGCCGGTCACGCGCGTGTCGGGCAAGGACGTGCCGATGCCGTATGCCGCGAACCTCGAGAAGCTCGCGCTGCCGTCGGCTGCGGAGGTCGTGCAGGCCGCCAAGTCCGTCTGCTACCGCTAA
- a CDS encoding threonine synthase — MKSSDNLTTERPTFVTHLECAMVGDHYPADQVHNLSKAGKPLLVRYDLAGVKQALTKDALAQRPADMWRYRELLPVRKCQDIVSLGEVMTPLINLPKLAKTLGGGEIIVKDEGRLPTGSFKARGLVMAVSMGKALGITHMAMPTNGNAGAALAAYATSCGIKTTIFCPADTPEVNVSEIELQGATVYRVNGLIDDCGKIVGEGKAKVGWFDTSTLKEPYRIEGKKTMGLELAEQLGWDVPDVIFYPTGGGTGLIGMWKGFDELEKIGFIGSKRPRMVAVQASGCAPMVRAYEAGVEHATRWEDAHTIASGIRVPQAVGDFLILRAVRESGGFAIAVDDDAISAGLNEVAREEGLLLCPEGAATYAAYKQSLADGRVTKTDRVMLFNCATGLKYPLPKVERTLDRHQPIDYTQF, encoded by the coding sequence ATGAAATCCAGCGACAATCTCACCACCGAGCGCCCGACCTTCGTCACCCATCTCGAATGCGCGATGGTCGGCGACCATTATCCGGCGGACCAGGTCCACAACCTCTCAAAGGCCGGCAAGCCGCTGCTGGTGCGCTACGATCTCGCGGGCGTGAAACAGGCGCTGACCAAGGACGCGCTGGCGCAGCGGCCCGCGGACATGTGGCGCTATCGCGAGCTGCTGCCGGTGCGCAAATGCCAGGACATCGTCAGCCTCGGCGAGGTCATGACGCCGCTGATCAATCTGCCGAAGCTGGCGAAGACACTCGGCGGCGGCGAGATCATCGTCAAGGATGAGGGGCGGCTGCCGACCGGCTCGTTCAAGGCGCGCGGCCTCGTGATGGCGGTGTCGATGGGCAAGGCGCTCGGCATCACCCACATGGCGATGCCGACCAACGGCAATGCGGGGGCAGCGCTCGCGGCCTACGCGACGTCCTGCGGCATCAAGACCACGATCTTTTGCCCGGCCGATACGCCGGAGGTGAACGTCAGCGAGATCGAGCTGCAGGGCGCGACCGTCTATCGCGTCAACGGCCTCATTGATGATTGCGGCAAGATCGTCGGGGAGGGGAAGGCCAAGGTCGGCTGGTTCGATACCTCGACCCTGAAGGAGCCGTACCGGATCGAAGGCAAGAAGACGATGGGCCTGGAGCTCGCCGAGCAGCTCGGCTGGGACGTGCCCGACGTGATCTTCTATCCGACCGGCGGCGGCACCGGCCTGATCGGCATGTGGAAGGGGTTCGACGAGCTGGAGAAGATCGGCTTCATCGGTTCGAAGCGCCCGCGCATGGTCGCGGTGCAAGCCTCCGGCTGCGCGCCGATGGTGCGCGCCTACGAAGCCGGCGTCGAGCACGCGACGCGCTGGGAGGATGCGCATACGATCGCCTCGGGAATCCGCGTGCCGCAGGCGGTCGGCGACTTCCTCATCCTACGCGCCGTACGCGAGAGCGGCGGCTTTGCCATTGCGGTCGATGACGACGCGATTTCGGCCGGTCTCAACGAGGTCGCGCGCGAGGAGGGGCTGCTGCTCTGCCCCGAGGGCGCTGCGACCTACGCGGCCTACAAGCAGAGCCTCGCCGACGGGCGCGTGACGAAGACCGACCGCGTCATGCTGTTCAACTGCGCCACCGGACTCAAATATCCGCTGCCGAAGGTCGAGCGCACGCTCGATCGCCACCAGCCGATCGACTACACTCAGTTCTGA